A segment of the Panacibacter ginsenosidivorans genome:
TGAAAATCGCCACCGACCTTTAGCACACGCAACGCCTCATTTACAAAAGCGGCTTTGTCTTCAAACAAATGAATGGTACCAAAACTTACAACCGAATCAAAACTGTTGTTGCTGAATGGAATATCAAATGCGTTGGCCTGCAAAAAGAAAAGATTGTTGTTAATGCGTCCATTGGTAACACGGCTGCAGCCACGTTTCAGCATCTCTGTTGAATTGTCGAGCAAAAAAACATTTCGTTTTGTTTTGCTGTAAATGGCAGCGGTATGTATAAGGCCGCCACAACCAATATCTAAAAGGTTGCCCTTCGAGTGCATAATAGATCTTGCTGCAAACTGCCTGTAATCGCATGGAGAAGTTCCCCAGAATAATTTGTTGTACCAATGCCGTTTTACCAGCCATTCATATAACCTGGCTTTGCCATCATAGGGGGCAGAGAAGGAATCCGGCAATACCGTCCAAACCTGGTCATCTACAAAACTTACCGGTTTATTTAAAAGATGTGTCATGTGAATTATTTATGCTTAACAGGTCAATCAGTAAGGATATTATATTTCCAGCTACAGGTACAAAATTCTATTAACATTCATTAACATAACAGGCAGACATGCATGAAATGTGCAATTATACTGATGAATTGTGCACTTTATAATCATCCACGGGCCTGTGTTTTAGTCTATATTT
Coding sequences within it:
- a CDS encoding class I SAM-dependent methyltransferase; translated protein: MTHLLNKPVSFVDDQVWTVLPDSFSAPYDGKARLYEWLVKRHWYNKLFWGTSPCDYRQFAARSIMHSKGNLLDIGCGGLIHTAAIYSKTKRNVFLLDNSTEMLKRGCSRVTNGRINNNLFFLQANAFDIPFSNNSFDSVVSFGTIHLFEDKAAFVNEALRVLKVGGDFHFSTMVTERPFSKKYLTALYKRKEVGTPFNADEIMALFKDKVNAVSYTLKGSMLFIKGVK